The Ailuropoda melanoleuca isolate Jingjing chromosome 15, ASM200744v2, whole genome shotgun sequence genomic sequence CCCCAGCCCACtgaccccacctccctccccgtGCCTACCCCCAGGAGGAGCTACCAGCCATCCTCAAGCACAAGAAAAGCCTGCAGAAGCTGGTATCCGACTGGAACACCCTCAAGAGCAGGTGGGAGCCACAGCCCCTGGGTGGGGTGCATGCCTAGGCCAGCCCACAGACGTGGCCGCAGAACCCACACTCGGAGGACATGGCAGGGCCCACTGGGTACAGTGTATGCACACGTGTAGACATCTAGTCTctgtgaacatgtgtgtgcacgtgctcatGCCAGCTGAGGGTGACCCCAAATCCTAGGAGAGCCAGAAATGATCCTCCAAGATCCCCGGACAGCAGGAGGGCGCCCacacctcccccccgcccccgcactgTGGAGCTGGCTGGCTGTGATGACCAAGCCCACCACCAGGGGGAGGCCCTGAGCACTCatgcccggccccgccccccacccgcgGGGCCTGGCCAAGGCTCCGGGCAAGTGGCGCTCTGAGATGTTCATCCAtaaatcccagaatcctgggtgGTCAGGCATACGGAGGGGACACTTGGCTATGGACAGGCCGTGGGGGGAGACACTGACCACCCCACCTCGATGTCGTCGCCAGGCTCACTCAGGCAGCTAAGAACTCAGGCGGCGGTCAGGGCCTGGGGGGTGGCACCAGCGGTTACAGCCACACGGCCACGGCCACCAAGGTGGAGAcgctgaaggaggaggaggaggagctgaaGAAGAGGGTGGAGCAGTGCAAGGTGAGGGGGCGCTGCTGTTCCCCGGATGTGAGACTGGGGGCAAGGGCGGGTCCCGTTCCACAGGAGAGGAagctggagctcagagaggtggtATGCCTCACCTGAGGCCACACAGTGGGGAAgcggcagaggcaggatttgaatccaggcagtcaGCCTCTGAGCTCGTAGCCTCTTGTCTACGCCACACACGTGActcctgggaggcagggaccTGGGCTCTCCGCCCCAGTCTTGGAGGAGTTTGCCGAATGAGCGGAGGAATGAATGGTGAATGACATAAGCCACAGTGCTAAGGGCGTGAGGCGCAGAGATGAGGGCTAGAAGCTGTGAAAAGCCCCTCAAGAGTTCCAGGGGGTTCCTGTGGGCCGTCCCCAAGTGCGGACCGTGCCAGAGAGAGAACTGACCGGGGCCCTCCACGTAGAGCTTGGACAAGCCGCTAACCCCAGTGGGTCTCAGCTTCCCCTCCAGTCCCCAGCCTCACCGGTGTGAGCCCTCCCCTTTCTGTCTCCAAGGACGAGTACTTGGCCGACCTGTACCACTTCGCCACCAAGGAGGACACATACGCCAACTTCTTCATCCACGTGAGTCCCAAGAGGGGGCTGCAGCCGCTGGAACGCAGGCATGGACACCAGGGGCCACTGGGACACCTTtccagatgggggagggaggggtgtgtTCTTATGGACTCCGGGGAGGCACAGCTTCACTCACTCCCCCTGGGGGTGCCCCCTTGTCTCCACAGCTCATGGAGATCCAGGCTGACTACCACCGCAAGTCTCTTAGCTCGCTGGACACGGCCCTGGCTGAGCTGAGGGAGAACCACAGCCAAAcaggtggggacagaggcagggccTGGCCCCACCTCCCCGACCCCAGCCCTGCTTCGGGCATGTGAAGAAGCTTCCACTCCATCCTGAAAGGCCCTAGGGAGCCATGGATGATTTCTGAGCGATGAGTTCTGATTAGATTGTGACAGAGAGGTCATTTGCATAGAGGATGGAGTGAAGAGGGCAGGACAGGAGTCAGGAGACCTTTaggaagcagaagggaggggacGGTGGCCTGGACTGGGGTGGAAACGGTGGAGGTGGGTGGATTCGAGAGAGATGTTGGATGATTTCAGGATATGTGGCATGGATGGCTGGGTGGGAGGTGGTCCATTGGCCAAAGCAGTAGCCCTGGGGGCACCCTGGCTGCCCTGGCCTGGCTGCCAGGGATGGGAGGACCCTGGGCCGCTGATCTGTCTCGTCCCTGCAGACCCCTCCCCCTCGATGACGGCCACCCCCTTCTTCAGGGTGTATGGGGTGTCACTGGGAACCCACCTGCAAGATCTGGGCCGGGACATCGCCCTGCCCATTGAGGCCTGCGTCATGATGCTGCTTTCTGAGGGCATGAAGGAAGAGGTGGGGCCCCTGGGGGCAGGTCgggcaggagccctggggcccTCCCTCTGTCCACAGCTCCCACAGGCTGCGCCGTGCTGGTGCTGTAATCCCACCATTAGAGCCCAGGTCCCCAGGAGGCCATGGCCTCCTGTTGCCAAACTGACACCACCTCCCACTTAGGGGTGCTCGTGAGGCAGCCATTCTGCTGTAAAGCCTTTACGTTCTTGCTCCATTTAGTTATCCCAAAAGCCCTTGCACGGAGCCTTCACTGGCTCCCTTTTACAAGGAGGGAGACGGAGGCCACGAGGAAAATGTGCCCAGCGGCACATGAGAGGATGGCAGTGAAGCCTGGGACCCCGTTGCAGTCCCCGCTGCGGGCGGCCCACATCTATTCTGTGCATCAGGCAGTCCCTAGTCCCTCAGCTCCTTTCCTGAGGACACACCCTGAGGAGCTGGAACCTACTCGAAGACCAGATGAGGCTTCTTGACAGCACTGCtgggcctcctctctccccctcccactcctaaCCAGACCGCTGTCTCCCCACCACTTTCCCAGCTCCTCCCAGATGTCCCACTTGGTGCCAAATCCTAGGCCTTGAGAGCGAGGGCAGCTGTGCACCCCGCGGCCCCCACGCTGCCCCCCAGAGTGGCAGGAACACGGGCCCCGTGAGGGCCAGGCGCCCACCCCAAGCGAGCCAGGTCCTCCCAGCCAGGGCCTCCTCCCCTGCCTACCCCTCCGTGACCCCCCTGCCCATCTCCTCGTGTACCCCAGGGCCTCTTCCGTCTGGCCGCGGGAGCCTCGGTGCTGAAGCGCCTCAAGCAGACCATGGCCTCGGACCCCCGCAGCCTGCAGGAGTTCTGCTCCGACCCCCACGCCGTGGCAGGTGCCTGCTCCCAGGAGCCCCGGGAGGAGGGCctgccccccgccaccccccggAATCCCTTCCCTGCAGCTGCCTGGAATGCTCCCATGATAGTTTGGCTGAAGGCCTGGTAATCGACACCTCAGGTGACATAGGGGTCCATAAAGGGGGGTCCGTGATGAACCCCCTGTGGTGCACGTATGATTTCCTGGGAACAAGTCCGCTAAACTTCATCATTTTCTCAGGCCCAGGGCCAAAGAAATGATCAGACCGGGACACATTAGTGTGAATGAGGGCCTCTCGTTCCTGACAGACGGAGGGCTCTGGGCACCGGGGTGGAGATGGGGGCTTCCAGGACTGTGTCTgagaccccccctcccccgcccgccaCCACTGCAGGTGCCCTCAAGTCCTATCTGCGGGAGCTGCCAGAACCCCTAATGACCTTTGACCTCTATGATGACTGGATGAGGGCAGCCAGGtaagtggggggcagggctgctgggagggcagggctgcaggggtggggcccTGGGGTCCTGGACTGGCTCACCAGGTCTCTCCCCCTGTCCAGCCTGAAGGAACCAGGGGCCCGGCTAGAGGCCCTCCAACAGGTGTGCAGCCGCCTGCCCCAGGAAAACCTGGACAACCTCAGGTGAGCCTGAGCCCGCCCCCTCGTCCTAGGCGAGATTGTCGAAAACACAGCTAAGATGTGCTAGTCATCTTTTTCGTACTAGACACTGAGCTAAACACACACCTAGAACGTTCGAAGCCACACCACCTGGCTTGAAATTCCCGCCTCTGCCGCTGTGTGGCCCTAGGCAGGTgatttgacctctctgtgcctcagtgcccTCACAGGGAAAACAGAGAGCGCCACAGTCCCTAccccacagggcagggagggagattCTCAGCTTAGCTCAGCGCCTGACCCCTGCGTGGCACTCGGCAGGTCAGCTaatgtaactttaaatttttagggacgcctgagtggctcagtcagttaagcggctcaggtcatgatcccagggttctgggattaagtcccgcattgggctccttgctcggcagggagcttgcttctccctctgcctctgcccctccccctgcttgtggctctctctttctctgtctctctgacaaataaataaataaaatcttaaaaaaattttttttttgtattcatccTGAGGGGGACCTTTGCCACTCTTTGGAAACCCCAGGCTGAGAAATTCTCCGGCCTCAGGGGCTTCAGTGGGTGTTCGTGGCCCTGCCCCTGACCAAGCCCACCTTCTGCCTCCCCAGGTACCTGATGAAATTCCTGGCACGcctggcggaggagcaggaggtgAATAAGATGACACCCAGTAACATCGCCATCGTCCTGGGGCCCAACCTGCTGTGGCCCCCCGAGAAGGAAGGGTGAGGGGCtgcaggctgggggaagggggcggTCCCTACCCCCACCGTCTGCTGCTTATTTTgcccctgggcctcagcttccctgtCCTTGCGGTGGGTTGAGCCGCTCCTAATCTCAAGGCTGCCGCGAGGAGGAGCCCAAAGGGAACGTGGACCCCACAGGGTTTTGGAGCTGGGTGTCCTGGGCGACGGTGGTAGTGGGGTGCTTGGAGGGCCGGAAGCCCAGAGACCTGGTTCTAGCTCCACCCCCTCGGCCTTCCAGAAATGCCTTCACGAGTCACTCTCTGGACCTCCATTTCTTCGTCTGTAAATTGGAGAGAAATGATACAAACTTGGAGGATTTTTGATTTGGAAGTGAGATGAGATAATGAATGGAGAGATGGTTTATAAGCCGTCAAgtgctgtgtgtggtgtgtgtgtatgtgtgtgtgtgtgtgtgtgtgtgtgtgtgtggtgtgggaggGGTCGTTATAATGCACCCGGCCACAGGTGGCAggaagatttcattcatttgctgaGGACTCCCTAGACCCAAGAGCTGTGAGGGAAAGGGCGCCATCCTGCTGGGTGCCCCGTCGTGggtcaagcagggggagcgttGGGCGTGTGAGTGACACGTTGGCCACCCACTGGTAGTCTGTGAGCtgcctttcattttaaagatcttatttatttatttgagagagagcgtgtgtgagagacagagagagcacgagcagtggggagcgggagcagcagagggagagggagaagcaggctcccccctgagcagggagcctgacccgggctgaaggcagacgcttcgccgactaagccacccaggcgcccttctgtGAGCCTTCCGAGAATAGGCGCTTGATGTATTTGGGccagagagagagttgggggtcACAAATGACGAAGTAGACAGCTCATgactcttcccttttttcccagGGACCAGGCCCAGCTGGACGCGGCCTCCGTGTCCTCCATCCAGGTGGTGGGTGTGGTGGAGGCCCTGATACAGAATGCCGACACCCTCTTTCCTGGAGGTAGAGCTCCCGCCTtggtgttttaagattttatttatttatttgagagagagagcagagcagggtgtaggggcagagggagacggggatgtgggctccctgctgagcacggaacccgatgcaggactcgatcccgggaccctgagatcatgacctaagccaaaggcaaacacttcacTAACTGACCCACTCAGGCTCCCCGAAGGGCCTGCCTTTGTGAACGTGCCTCTTTGGCCCTCACCTGCCCAGCTCAGTGCGCTCCGGACTCAGCTTCGGTCCCTGGCAGCCCCACAAACTCACTACGAGACCTGGAGCAAATTGCTTCTCTGTTCTAAGCCTCagtgtctcatctgtaaaatggggatgatgctGCCTGCCTTGCAGGATTGTTGTGAGGCCCCCGTGGGAGCGGGAAGGTGAAACGTGGTCCACATAACGTCAGGGGAAAGGCAAAGGGGTCCTGACCCTGGATGAGGATCTGGAACTTAAGACCTGCTTCCTTCTGTCTGCAGATGTCAACTTCAACGTGTCAGGCCTGTTCTCAGCCCCTGGCCCCCAGGACAAGGTCAGCAACAGGCCAGCTGCTGAAGAACTTCCAGCAGTTACTGTGGCCGCCTCAGCTCCGGCCCCAGCGCCGGCCCAGGCTCCAGCGCCGGCCCAGGCTCCAGCGCCAGCCCAGGCTCCAGCACCGGCCCAGGTTCCAGcaccagcccaggccccagccttGGCCTCAGCAGCTACCAAGGAAAGGTAAGGACTGACAGATATGAATGACCTCCATCTTTGCGCCAAAACATCTGGCCTGAGGAACCATCTCAGGGCTTCCAGCAGCATTTTAGGAAATGGGATTATTGTATTTTCATCCCAAATACCAGGTTTCCCCATTTGGAGGGGGTGAGGCGGAGACTCAGCAGCCAGATTCCTTAGGCGTGCGGGGTGCGTGgtcctaaaaaggaagtaaaccATTAAAGGTGTTACCAATAGAGATGttaaaggatttaagttcccgggtaagctttctataaaagaccaaccctaaaggcccTGTTGGCAACCCTctcgggacccctctcactcttgagagctttttctgtatcttcacttaataaacttctatcactttactcacagaatttaaaaaaaaaaaagaagaaagaagggatatTCCTGTCATCCTCCGATGCGTTCCCTTGTTCGGTGTATggctgtttactgagcacctgctgtgtgccgggcactgtttCAGGCCCTGGGGACTTAGGGGACAAGGGAGCTGGTCAGCTGGAACTTGTAAATACCTTCCAGTCTTCTCTTTGATCCTTTACACCTGGAAGGGCTCCGTGGTACCAGGGAGGAACCATGGCTCCATACCAAGCAGACACTGCTTGTTATCACACCACCGGGGCCCAAACCGTGACTTTCCTTGATGAGCAAGACAGACAAATGCGGCCCTTAGCGCTTGCTTTCCTGGGGCGGGGGAAGGAGAGTCACCAAGCATACCGACAGATGGATACTGTCCAGCCAGGCAGTGACATGTGCCCTCGTAGGAGAGGAGAGCAGGTTAGGGGGCCGGACTGGGCAGCTGCTTGAGCGTGGGGATCCCTAAGGAGGAGccaactgagcagagagctggaggaAGCCAGGAGTGAGCCACGGCCTCCCCTTCTGCTTGTCATCTGCTGTCTGGCTTCTAGTGGCCAGAACATCGAGTGAGGATCAGATGGAGGTTAAAAGCCCAGGTCCTGCTTTCTACCTGCCCTCGTGGCCCATAGAAATCTGTGGACACTGTCGCAGTATCACGCAGAAGCCAGGGGGTTCAGTGGGTGCAAACCCTGGCCAGTGCCAGAAGCATCTCCTGGGGAGATGGGGGCAGCCTGGGGATAGATCCCAGGTCCAGCCACAAGGTGGCGGGGGGACAAGTCCTGGGAGAACCCCAACCTGGCCTGTTGGCTGGGAGTCTCTCCAGGATGCCAGGAGACTTTGTGGGAGGTGGCCAAGCCTGACCCTGACCCTCTCCTCCCTTCACAGAACAGAGTCCGAGGCGCCCCCCAAACCAGCCTCCCCCAAGGTCAGCAGGAGTCCCTCGGAGGCAGCCACTCCAGCGGAGGACATGGCTCGGAGGAGTAAgttggcaggggagggagaagggggaagaaagtgggcagggagagggcccGTGTTTTCAGACAGCTGGCGAGGTCAGGAATCCAGGTGGCCAAGAGCCCAGGTTTGCTGCCTGGCACTCTGAGTTCacattccagctctgtgaccttgggcaggtgacttcagcatgtctgcccctcctcctctgcgtAATAGAATGACAATCACACCTGCTCTGTAGGGCTGTTTGTTAGAGGGTGCTGCCTGACTCATACCTGGCACACAGAAAATGCTCCGTGAAGCTTAGCCGTcatgtggggtgggggctgtggagTCCAGTCCCtcaagaagaggggaggggagtaaagaggaggggagatggtggtggtgagaaGAAAGTCGGGGCTCCTCTGTGCCCCTTTGGTGCATGCATCTGTTGACCTAAAGCCAAGCAGATGAGGAGGCCCAGGGTTCAGATGGGGAGTCACTGCCAGGGACCAGGACACTTGGGAGCATCCAGCCAGCCCATGAGGCACTGGAGTTTTCTACCTGGGGGTACAGTGTAGAACCAGGAGCCTCTGGACCAGCAGGAGCTGAGTCACAGAGGGACCGTCCTGCAGGATGGGGCATGTGCCTCGTGTCAGCCCTGGGAGGTCCGGGCTTTCATCCCATCtcaccaatgaggaaactgaggccccaggggGCATGTGATTTGCCCAAAACCCACAGTGGGTGGAGGCAAGGCTGGGACCAGAGTCCAGGCCCCGCAGCCACCTCTTGAGGTTGGAACTGTGCAGTGGATCTCTGAAAATTGAACCCCCACTCCGTGCCCCCAACACTGTGCTAGCCAAGCCCACATAGGATGGCCCTCACGTCGTTTACCTTCGTGTCAGGGagtcaagcaaaataaaaacgGACGTGCTCATTTCAGAGAGCAGCAAGTCCTATGAAGAAGATACAACAGGAGAGTATGACAGTACCTAgaacagggcaggggaaggggttcTCTAGCTGGGGGGTGAGGCCCATGGATAGAGGCCTAAGTGATGAAGAGCCAACCGTGGAAACAATGTTCCTGGCAGAAGCAATGGCagatgcaaaggtcctgtggtggCGTGGGGCCTGGTCGGTTTGCCACAGGCATTGTGGGTGCCTAACTGCCCCTGTCCTTCCTCCACAGCCAAGCGCCCAGCGCCAGCCCGGCCCACCATGCCACCCCCCCAGGTCTCCAGCATGCG encodes the following:
- the SH3BP1 gene encoding SH3 domain-binding protein 1 — its product is MMKRQLHRMRQLAQTGSLGRTPETAEFLGEDLQQVEQRLEPAKRAAHNVHKRLQACLQGQSGADMDKRVKKLPLMALSTTMAESFKELDPDSSMGKALEMSCAIQNQLARILAEFEMALERDVLQPLSRLSEEELPAILKHKKSLQKLVSDWNTLKSRLTQAAKNSGGGQGLGGGTSGYSHTATATKVETLKEEEEELKKRVEQCKDEYLADLYHFATKEDTYANFFIHLMEIQADYHRKSLSSLDTALAELRENHSQTDPSPSMTATPFFRVYGVSLGTHLQDLGRDIALPIEACVMMLLSEGMKEEGLFRLAAGASVLKRLKQTMASDPRSLQEFCSDPHAVAGALKSYLRELPEPLMTFDLYDDWMRAASLKEPGARLEALQQVCSRLPQENLDNLRYLMKFLARLAEEQEVNKMTPSNIAIVLGPNLLWPPEKEGDQAQLDAASVSSIQVVGVVEALIQNADTLFPGDVNFNVSGLFSAPGPQDKVSNRPAAEELPAVTVAASAPAPAPAQAPAPAQAPAPAQAPAPAQVPAPAQAPALASAATKERTESEAPPKPASPKVSRSPSEAATPAEDMARRTKRPAPARPTMPPPQVSSMRSSPPASLPPPGSSSPATPQALPRRLVGSNLRAPTVPPPLPPNPPQPARRQSRRSPASPSPASPGPASPSPVALSIPAQVDLGATTEEGGAPEAVGRASTPPAIPPQPRPRSLASETN